In Cyanobacteriota bacterium, the DNA window CTGCATGTCGCCATACTCGATGCCATTGTGCACCATCTTGACATAGTGACCGGCACCACCAGGGCCAATGTAAGTGACACAGGGGCCATCATCAACTTGGGCTGCAATCTTGGTCAAGATTGGTTCTAAAGCGTCATAGGCAGCTCTGGTGCCCCCCGGCATCAAACTAGGGCCATTCAGTGCGCCTTCCTCGCCACCACTGACTCCCATGCCAATGAAGGTAAATTTTGCAGCTTCAAGTTCCTTAGCCCGCCGCTCTGTGTCGTGGAACAAAGAGTTGCCACCATCAATAATGACATCACCCTCGTCTAGCAAGGGCTTGAGCTGCTCGATGACATTATCAACAGGTGCGCCTGCTTTGACCATAATCAAAATGCGGCGAGGCCGTTCTAAAGACTGGACAAACTCTTCTATGGTGTAAGCGGCAAAAACATTCTTACCCACGGCTCGTTCTGCCATGAAGGCATCGGTTTTTTCCCGACTGCGGTTATAGACAGAAATGGGAAATCCATTCCGTTCCACATTCAGCGCTAGGTTTTCACCCATGACCGCTAGTCCAATTACCCCAAAGCTTTGTGTTGACATAAGCTCTCCCTCAACCTTGCTCAGACTTCATTTGCCACCACATTACGTCAACTTTTCTAGGAGGCTCTCTGACCGACAGATTTTCTTTATGCTCACTCAGTTCAGAAATGGTCTATGCTTAGCAATTTTCCGGTATTTACGCAAAATGGTGGCATCAACTCTTGTTAGAAACTCTCTTCCCAGTCCCGCTGAAGTCTCCTCCCAGTTCCGCTGAAGTCTCTTCCCAGTTCCGCTGAAGGAATGTTAGATAGGCTGTAAGAGACGGAATGTTAGATGGACTATTAAGTAAGAGAGAAGTAGCAGCAAGTAAAGCATAGAGCAAGGGTGTATAGCTACAGAAAATGTCAGAGAAAAAAGATAGGAATATTCCTAGACAAGTTGCACAAGGTTAGGTTATATTGTGTAACTGCCGCCAAAAGTTCTAACGCATTCCTTCATTCTGAAGTTGTGCACGGTTATCTCTGGCAGTTTATAGTTAGTGATTTGTGACTAGCTAGTTTACGGATACTGGGTTGGGCTTGCGATCGCGCTGCGGTTGCGTTGGCAAGCTGCTTAAGTCCTTGTTCAGAGTAGTGGCAGCTTAAACACTTCGAGTTCACGAGGTACTATTGTTGACGTTCATTCAGTTCGTCACCTTTAGATTCCAAGATCGGTGTCTAAGCAGGAATACCTGAAGTATTTAAACATGCTCCAGGTTCCTAGTTGAGGCTTTGGTAAGCGGAATCTGGAGGTTTAATTTAGCGAAGAGGAGTCTCAGCCTTGTAGCAAGGTTGACCCCATAGTTACTGCTGATGTGCTTGGTAATGCCAAGTAGCGTTGGTGTTTGCTCTGGGGTGATGCTTTGGCCAGATGCGCTCGACAATGTTAGGTGTCGGTGTATTTGGCGACTGTAGTGGCGTGTAAGCAAAGGAGACAGACGATCGTGCCCATGGGAATTTTAGGCACCAAGCTTGGCATGACCCAAATCTTTGAGGAGGGAAATGCAGTTCCTGTTACGGTTATTCAGGCAGGGCCTTGTACTGTAACGCAGATTAAGACGACCCAGACAGATGGCTACTCTGCGGTTCAGGTTGGCTATGGTGATGTTAGGGAGAAAGCATTAAACAAGCCAAAGTTAGGACATTTAGCGAGATCTGGGGCCAGCCCAGTTCGTCATCTACAGGAGTATCGACTAGACAATGTGGGTGATTACCAGCTTGGGCAGCAGATCACGGCTGATATTTTCACTCAGGGCGAGCTAGTTGATGTGGTGGGCACGAGCATTGGTCGTGGGTTTGCGGGTTACCAGAAGCGCCATAATTTTGGTCGCGGGCCAATGGCCCATGGTTCCAAGAACCATCGGTTGCCTGGTTCTACGGGAGCTGGTACTACACCAGGTCGAGTCTATCCTGGTAAGCGGATGGCAGGTCGGTTGGGGGGCGGTCGGGTCACTGTTCGTCGTCTGAGGGTGGTCAAGGTAGATGCTGAGCGTAATCTTGTTTTGGTCAAGGGTGCCGTTCCAGGTAAGCCCGGTGCGCTGGTGAGTATTGTGCCTACTAAGTACGTGGGCAAGCCTAAAGCAGCACGGTAGGTATGGGTATCCGTTGGGTTGAAGTTTGAACACAGGCTGAAAAGTGGAAATTGAGACAGATGGTTGACTGTGTAGTACACAACTGGCAAGGGGAAGAAGTAGGAACGGCAACGTTGGATCTGAGAGTTGCTAGTGACGCTTCAGCCGCCCATGTTGTTCACCGAGCGCTAGTACGCCAGTTAGCAAATGCTCGTCAGGGAACTGCTAGCACTAAAACTCGTGCTGAAGTTCGAGGGGGTGGACGCAA includes these proteins:
- a CDS encoding NAD(P)-binding domain-containing protein, which encodes MSTQSFGVIGLAVMGENLALNVERNGFPISVYNRSREKTDAFMAERAVGKNVFAAYTIEEFVQSLERPRRILIMVKAGAPVDNVIEQLKPLLDEGDVIIDGGNSLFHDTERRAKELEAAKFTFIGMGVSGGEEGALNGPSLMPGGTRAAYDALEPILTKIAAQVDDGPCVTYIGPGGAGHYVKMVHNGIEYGDMQ
- the rplC gene encoding 50S ribosomal protein L3, with amino-acid sequence MPMGILGTKLGMTQIFEEGNAVPVTVIQAGPCTVTQIKTTQTDGYSAVQVGYGDVREKALNKPKLGHLARSGASPVRHLQEYRLDNVGDYQLGQQITADIFTQGELVDVVGTSIGRGFAGYQKRHNFGRGPMAHGSKNHRLPGSTGAGTTPGRVYPGKRMAGRLGGGRVTVRRLRVVKVDAERNLVLVKGAVPGKPGALVSIVPTKYVGKPKAAR